In Gymnogyps californianus isolate 813 chromosome 1, ASM1813914v2, whole genome shotgun sequence, the following are encoded in one genomic region:
- the NEK3 gene encoding serine/threonine-protein kinase Nek3 produces MEEYKVLKVLGEGSFGRALLVHHRISDQKYAMKEIRLPMSSSAVENSRKEAVLLAKMKHPNIVAYKESFEADGHLYIVMEYCDDGDLMQKIRHQRGKLFPEDTILHWFVQMCLGVKHIHDKRVLHRDIKSKNVFLTQNGKVKLGDFGSARLLAHPVSYACTYVGTPYYVPPEIWESMPYNNKSDIWSLGCILYELCTLRHPFQANSWKHLILKICKGSYNPLPSHYSYELHYLIKQMFKRNPKNRPSASTILARGCLTKLIKNCLPSEMTNEFEQVLKETKKHEGNAARPKGNVMAGGSSDNKKENRQSKGESKHSPLERKNITKDLSESTKEQRKSDDEVETSDVLPGITDLSHPHRRQWEKKISNTVVDVLENASLLSSSFASEEAKSGCVINYSENKPRKQWNKETPHTLMNILSNADVSLAFKTYTIYKPASENILRGPLSDETEAADEVDGEHEAIVIDSERLEPRSDEDDTDFEEDDPDWVSELKMILKHSD; encoded by the exons ATGGAAGAATACAAAGTGTTGAAAGTACTAGGAGAGGGATCCTTTGGCAGAGCTCTTCTAGTTCATCATAGAATCAGTGACCAGAAGTATGCAATGAAGGAAATAAGACTTCCTATG TCTTCATCTGCTGTAGAGAACTCTAGGAAGGAAGCAGTTCTTTTGGCTAAAATGAAACATCCAAATATTGTTGCCTATAAAGAATCGTTTGAAG CTGATGGACATCTGTATATAGTGATGGAATATTGTGATGATGGCGATCTAATGCAAAAGATTAGACACCAAAGAGGAAAGTTGTTCCCTGAAGATACG ATCCTTCACTGGTTTGTGCAGATGTGCCTGGGTGTGAAGCACATTCATGATAAACGTGTGTTGCACAGGGATATCAAATCCAAG AACGTCTTCCTCActcaaaatggaaaagtcaAGTTGGGAGATTTTGGATCTGCGCGCCTTCTTGCACA TCCAGTGTCATATGCTTGCACGTATGTGGGAACTCCTTATTACGTACCTCCAGAAATATGGGAAAGCATGCCATACAACAACAAAAG TGATATATGGTCTCTGGGATGTATTCTATATGAGCTGTGCACTCTTAGACATCCA tttcaAGCCAATAGCTGGAAACATCTCATCCTTAAGATATGCAAAGGGTCCTACAATCCACTACCATCTCACTATTCCTATGAACTTCATTACTTaataaaacagatgtttaaGAGAAATCCCAAGAATCGTCCATCAGCCAGTACTATTCTTGCAAGAGGTTGCTTAACCAAACTTATCAAAAATTGTTTGCCTTCTGAG ATGACAAATGAGTTTGAGCAGGTATTAAAGGAAACCAAGAAACATGAAGGCAATGCAGCAAGACCAAAGG GTAATGTCATGGCTGGTGGAAGCTCAgataataagaaagaaaatagg caaagtaaAGGTGAAAGCAAGCATAGCCccttagaaaggaaaaatattactaAGGATTTAAGTGAAAGCACAAAGGAACAAAGGAAATCTGATGACGAGG TAGAAACTTCTGATGTCCTCCCAGGAATTACTGATTTGTCACATCCTCATAGGAGGCAATGGGAAAAGAAGATATCCAATACTGTAGTGGATGTCCTGGAAAATGCATCCTTGCTTTCTTCTAGTTTTGCATCTGAAGAGGCTAAAA GTGGCTGTGTTATAAACTACAGTGAAAACAAGCCACGTAAGCAGTGGAATAAGGAAACTCCTCACACCCTGATGAACATTCTCAGTAACGCAGATGTCAGCTTAGCATTTAAAACATACACAATTTACAAACCAG cttctgaaaatatattaagagGTCCGCTTTCTGATGAAACTGAAGCAGCTGATGAAGTAGATGGTGAACATGAAGCTATTGTCATAGATTCTGAGAGACTTGAGCCTAGATCTGATGAAGATGACAC GGACTTCGAGGAAGATGACCCAGACTGGGTGTCAGAACTGAAAATGATATTGAAACACAGTGACTGA